In the genome of Bacteroides mediterraneensis, the window GATAACGTAGGTTTGCTGCTTCGTGGTATCGATAAGAACGAAATCAAACGTGGTATGATTCTGTGTCACCCGGGTCAGGTTAAAGCTCACTCTAAATTCAAAGCTGAGGTTTATATCCTGAAGAAAGAAGAAGGTGGTCGTCACACTCCGTTCCACAACAAATATCGTCCTCAGTTCTATCTGCGTACTATGGACTGTACAGGTGAAATCTCTTTGCCGGAAGGTACAGATATGGTAATGCCGGGTGATAACGTAACAATCACTGTAGAATTGATTTACCCGGTTGCATTGAACGTAGGTCTGCGCTTCGCTATCCGTGAAGGTGGTCGTACAGTAGGTGCTGGTCAGATTACTGAACTTCTCGACTAATACAATCTCTGAATAAATATTTAATAGTTCCCGGAGTCATTCGGGAACTATTTTTACGGGAATAGCTCAGTTGGTAGAGCATCGGTCTCCAAAACCGAGTGTCGGGAGTTCGAGTCTCTCTTCCCGTGCCAAAATTAAAGGAATATGTTTAAGAAGATAACGAATTATTGTAAGGAATCTTATGACGAACTAGTCCATAAAGTATCATGGCCTACTCGTTCAGAACTTTCTAGCAGTGCAGTGGTTGTTTTAACTGCTTCCCTCCTCATTGCACTCGTCGTTTTTCTAATGGATTCTGCCTTCCAGTTCATCATGGAAGATGTTATCTATCCGCACTAATAAACAGTAAAAAGAATGTCTGAGATTGAAAAAAAATGGTACGTATTGCGTGCCGTAAGTGGAAAAGAGAGCAAGGTAAAAGAATATCTTGATGCAGACATCAAGCATGGTAACCTTGGCGATTATGTATCTCAGGTGTTGATTCCTACCGAAAAGACATATCAGGTTCGCAATGGTAAGAAAATTGTAAAAGAGAGAACTTACCTTCCTGGTTATGTGCTGGTGGAAGCTGCTTTGGTCGGTGAGGTGGCTCATCATTTGAGAAACACCCCGAACGTAATCGGCTTTCTAGGAGGAATGGATCATCCAGTCCCTCTGAGACAGTCGGAAGTGAATCGTATTCTGGGTACGGTGGATGAACTTCAAGAAGGTGGTGAGGACTTGAATATCCCTTACACCGTTGGAGAAACAG includes:
- the nusG gene encoding transcription termination/antitermination protein NusG, whose amino-acid sequence is MSEIEKKWYVLRAVSGKESKVKEYLDADIKHGNLGDYVSQVLIPTEKTYQVRNGKKIVKERTYLPGYVLVEAALVGEVAHHLRNTPNVIGFLGGMDHPVPLRQSEVNRILGTVDELQEGGEDLNIPYTVGETVKVSVGPFSGFSGLIEEVNAEKRKLKVMVKIFGRKTPLELGFTDVEKE
- the secE gene encoding preprotein translocase subunit SecE — its product is MFKKITNYCKESYDELVHKVSWPTRSELSSSAVVVLTASLLIALVVFLMDSAFQFIMEDVIYPH